In Spirochaeta isovalerica, the genomic window TTTTCCTTTAGCTTTTGCAGACATTTAATCATGGCAATTCGGGCAAGACCTTTTTGCCTATAATCAGAATGAGTACAAACTGTTTCAATTTCAGCTATTTCATTTAATGAATCTGCCCATCCTGTGCAGGTAGAAACAGCTTTACCGGTTTTTGAATAAACAGTAATATCAAGATCGGCATGATAGTTGGGAGAAGTCCTAAGTTTTTCATACAGTTTTTCAGAATAAAAATCTTTACCAAATGCGTTCTTTATAAGTTCGACATGCTTTGTCGGGTTAAGATTCATGTCGGCACTCTCAATATAATAATCTTCAGGTATTTCTGCAATTAACCTGAAATTCTCCAAGTCATAATATCGAGTAAGGGCATAGGATTCGGTTTTAACAATTCCATATTGACCATAAATTTCATGTTCTTTAATTTTAAATGCAGAAAGTTCTGTCCAAAGTTCTTTTTTGTCTTTTGCCCAGAAATCAAATAGAAATGTTGAGATACCGGTGAAGATTGCCACCCATTCCGGATGAAAGTTGCCGCCTCATAGGCTTCATGCAACCTGTTAATTTTTCTTACCTCAAGTGGC contains:
- a CDS encoding GNAT family N-acetyltransferase, with translation MAIFTGISTFLFDFWAKDKKELWTELSAFKIKEHEIYGQYGIVKTESYALTRYYDLENFRLIAEIPEDYYIESADMNLNPTKHVELIKNAFGKDFYSEKLYEKLRTSPNYHADLDITVYSKTGKAVSTCTGWADSLNEIAEIETVCTHSDYRQKGLARIAMIKCLQKLKEKGFTKAYISSLNEITHNFYDSFTYKNRQKSYEYCWNKSEE